The following is a genomic window from Prunus persica cultivar Lovell chromosome G7, Prunus_persica_NCBIv2, whole genome shotgun sequence.
AGGTCATCTTCTCCTTCACTAAAGAAACTCCATAATGACGTGATGCCAGATACTTATACAATATCACTCTTTTAGAAATGTGGTTTGAATGATTTCGATATTCGATTAGGTTCAACGGCTAGTCCCATGTGATTTTATGCCATTGGATGAAAGTTTGATGGAGCTTCTTgaaacaataagaaaaaaaattgaaaatagttCATGATAGATATTATATTCGTGacattattaatttatatcaTATTTAGCAAATTACCCCATATGAATATCGTGTCCTATAGTACTAGTCCATTTTTAACAATTCATTAatgcatggtttttctttttgatgcATACTAACGTATACAAATACTTTGAATGATCATTTGTGATGCCGTTATAAATTAAGAAGTCTAACTAGAAACAGATACATTGAAGAACAGAGGAAATTCAAGCTATAACAAGAGATATATCGAGCACATTGAAGTCCATATATGTgttccaatttttatttttacaaatcaaatataacaagagaacaatttttttctccatctTGTTGTGAGCCAATTATATAAGTTGAGTCCACTAGGGTTTCTGGCGAACTCTCTTATATCTTCAGTTGTATTTAATAATCTTTGGTTTTTGGAAATAGAGGCGGATCATTCGTCGATTGAGAGGTTGCAATGGCCTTGCATTCATCTCTGCATACTGCAATTAGTTTAAGAACCACattagaaaaagcaaaaaaaaaacagaacaaaaatcTTTTCTATGTGATCAAAGGATGGAAGCACAGACAGCCACTTACATCGTACACAGACACTCGAAGTAGGTCTATCTGTTCCCTTGAAACAGTCCCAAACTGCGTTGAGGCAATTAAAATTTAGGTAAGGAGCTAATAAGATAACGTTCTTGGCCCGCACGCaagaaatagaaattaaaaaagactaatgcaattaaaaagaaaaggcctATAGTTGAAGAGGGTTTACCTGTTGGCTCATGATCCAAATAACGCCTTCAGTGCATGGCGGAATGGTGAGTGAGCCTGTGTATCTGTAGTAGTTTTTTCCATCCAATTCTACTATTTCTGCAGGATCAATCACCCCAATGCTTCTCTCCATCTTTTTATCCGTCATAGATGCTATATCCCTCGTCAACTGAAAATTCAGAACCAGCACATGTTAAAGATTATTAGGACGTGTGGTACGTCTTGAGAAGACTTCACTAATTTCTTagaaatttgatattgaaaaCCTAAAATTCTAAGCTCTAAATGATGATTCTGCACCCTAAAACAATCAACtgttaataaataatatcGAATTAAGTTGAAGAAAATTGAGTAGAAGTGATGTTTTCACGACGCGTCATGTCTTTAAAAAAGATTAGATGTCCTGTACATTGTATAGTCTTACGCCTATAGCATGGCATGTGATGTATGTACGTAGTATATTAACGCATATAGTATGAGATTTGATGCATGGTAATATTTTGTATTAGTGATAACAAGCAAAAAAACAATTTGTCAAAAATTAATACTGGTAACTCGGGCTAAGTGGTTTAATGTAGGAGGCTCTTTCACCTTTGAGAGAAAGGCATCAGGGCTACCAATCTGGTAGAGGACTCCAACAACAGCAGTATTGCTTTCCACTTTCGGATCCGGGCTTTGATAAACCATGTGGAGCTCCATATCGTACCTAACACAGGAAACTAGATCATGAGAGACAtatcaacaaacaaattttatgCGTCACAATTTTGTGGCAttaagagagacagagacctCTTGCCATTCATGGAGTGCTCGGAGGGAGAGTGCCAGTGGCTTTGCTTTAAGAAATACTGAATGCCACTGATCTCAATCGATCCGGCGTTGCCTGCCCACTCAAGCTGCATCCACCACATAAGTATGATTATGAACTACCCTTTTGCATAATTAATATCTCCTAAATATGATTATGAACTTCAGAGTTTCCTTAATTACCTTAATGTCATGGCCTCTATTCTTGAGAGTGGCATTAGAAGGCTTGTAAATCCTCTTTAGCTCCACTAAGCTTGGGAGTATTTGAAAACTCTTACGTGGCAAATCTATTGGAGATTGCATGCCTCCATGTTTGCATGCTGCCCATTCTTTCTTGATCTCTCCCCAGTAAGCTGGCCCCTTCTTGCTTCCCTCAACATAATCAAAATCTCTCTCATCCTCTGCaccaatataatataacataaaTGTATGAGCAACTCAATATAAGAACTGCTAATTAAATGTTAAAGAATAAAAGCATGCATTTTCATTCTGCATACCAACTTCTTGAGCTTCGACGACTGATATTGTCGAATGCATGAACAGAAGTacaaaaactagaaaacaaGAAATGATGAAGATGGGTTTGCTTCGATGCTTCATGTTGATCATTTATCAGATAAAACATGCAAGTCTTTGTGATGTTCTGATCAGTAGGAGTTTTTTTATTggtatatatagataaaaacCACTGCAATTAAATTGAGGACAAAAAAGGGAGAGGCATTGCAATCACAAGTTTTTTGGATAGTCTTGGGCGGTATAACATGAGACGTCTCAGGACTAATGAATGCGCcatataaattacaaaggCAATTGTATTGTACACTGCCAGTTTTGAGTTTGCTACCGAAAGTTTTGCATGATTTTGATCAATGAGGAAAAGCCGGTAAAACTTAGACGAACATGAGCTGGGTAGAGTTTGGGTTGATTTTAGGTCTAAATCTCATCACGCTTGAGAAGACATATAAAAGGAAAGTTTCACAATCCAAGGATTTCACTTTGGTTTATATTACTTTGGAAACTCTAAACCCAAAGTAATTGCATCTGTTTATgccaaacagaaaataaagtaaaatttgtttggacaaagaaaataaagtaaatgcataatttggaattttaacaTGGACTTAGCTAAGTTGGCTAGAGCGGATGTGCTCCCCACTCTGCACCCGAATTTGAATCATCCTcccataatttaaattaaattaaaattagaatattgtttgtatgataatgtatatatacacacacacgcTTGAGCTAGCAATACAATGAACCTTCGTGTTCTTCTTAATTTCTCTCATAAATAGGAGAATTTCTAAACAACTAGCCATACCCATACATGCGGCTAGAAAATATTCTGAAATCTAAATTATTTCCCAACAATATATCATGCAAAATATATTGATGTATAGGTCAAATGAAATGATTTTTCAGGGTATAAAAAAGCATGACTTGGATGatcccttttattttatctacTGTTCAgattttgtgtgttttcaGGATTATAGCATTTACTTTGGCAGAGGAGAAACTACCCAAAATTATAACCAACTTTGCACATCACCAAGCTAGCAATgccaaataaaaacaaagaaattaaaagctAGTTTAAATACAACTAACACCGAATTCAAGAATCAAAATCAGACaatcaatataaataaagGAAGTCTAAGAGCTTCATATACCCAAGCGTTTATCATAAGAATCAGAATCTCATTCCAAATTCAACCTGAGTTAATTACAAAACTTGTGTACTCATTATACCAAATTAATTTAACTCTAGTTACAACAAGTGCTATAATGTAAAATTGCTAACTAAAATACATTGTAGTGACTCTTAACTTTTACTTTGGAATTGCCTTTGAAATTGTGAGACTTGCCTGCATATTTAGTTCTCTTCAATATCTCACACAAATTAGAGTAGTCAAATCAGTTAACATCTTTCTACCAAAAAGAGCTCACCCAATACAAACAAGCAGTAAAAGTTGTGTTTATACTCTTAGCATACACAGACTCTTAGCAGATCATGCAATGCAAACAGTTCGTTAAGAAGTCAGTTGTTTATTATTTAGGATATAAAAAAGCATGACTTGAGTGCCTCACACTATTTGTTTTACTTTTGGTTCATATTTGGTGTGTTTTCGAGAATATTTAACAGCCCCTGCCCGGCCCTTAATTTGCGAATAGAAGGCTGCAAATGTAATTTTACAAGTTCTATATTTAGGCTGCGGCTGACactttagaaaacaaaaacgagCATCTTGGaactcaaacaaaaaagcCAAACAAGACGTatatcactttttttttttttggtgattaAAGAAATTGACATGAACAGAACCTGCTTCAATATGGTCTGAAATCATtatcagaaaaggaaaagggtcAGAAAGTTGGACATTTTTTAACGTAACACAATGGCCatgaacttaaaaaaaattaaaaattaaaaattaagatCGAATTTACTTTCATCTAATTGAAAACAAGGTAGCCTCATTTTCTACCAAAAATAAGGTCCACCCTGAATTCCCCCAGCTGCCAAACATTGGCTTCACgataagaccaaaaaaaaattaggatagGTGAGTTGTACAGCTGGCAGTAAAAACAAATTGGCATGAGAATAGATGTCCAGTCATTTCGGTTGACTAATCATACTACTTAATATTTAAATGAATGCACTGTatgatttttatgtttaagGATCTTCATTCCATTTGAGCCATGACAAGGTTAATTTCAAATTCTGTAATCATCTTGAGTGCAGACTTAACatagtctaaattattgaGCTTGACTGATTACATAAAAGATTACAAGTTTGTCAAAAAAAAGCTAAAAATATTAGCTAAACAAAACCTAACCGAACTAATAATAGAATtcattttctctctgttttcttcattACCTCTTCTCTATTTTATGATCTTCATTTTATCTCTGTTTTTTTCATTGTCTCTTCTCTATTCTCTGATCttaacacaaacacaaacacccACATTcaattcttctttttgaacaattatatcattttgtattttttctcAAGATTGTTTTTTGATTCACTCTTTTCTTGCACCTCAAGACATTGAAACCAATCAATCCTCTTGGTGAAAATATTAAGTTCACCAAAATAAAACTTGGGATATGAATATGAGTATGCAAAGATGATTGAGCAAGTATATATGTAGGTAGAATTTCATATAATTCGGGATGTCTATAGAGTACACTAGGTTTAGTCCAATCTTTCTCAATTTATTCTACCACATaactaataaaatgattttataataatatatttagtTCACTCCAATATCTTatgtaaattaaaatatatttaaataaaataagaaaatagtGTTATACCCACCCATATAAGCAAAGATTAAAATCTCAATCTTACCATTACTTATCAATTCCAACAAGCATTATTTATTCTAATATATCATGCAAATGGTTGGTTAACAGGTGAAATTTATTCTTTAAGGGTATAAAAGCATGAAGGGAGTCATCACACTATTTGTTTCTCCAACTGTTCATATTTTGTGCGTTTTCAAGACTAGCCGAGGAAACTTcactttgattttttcaagagtttgaaaattttcatataaCTCTAGATGTGAATACTCTTTACACATTTTTTACGTGGGAGACAAtagataaacaaaataaaaaaatttccgttcatttttttatagaaaaatctaaGTGATGAGTTTCGAGGTATTTTACATATGtacacaaaaaaattatatacaaaTCGAGTTTCATTCtgttttccctttctttcaaTTAAAACCCCACACACAATTGCAAACAGACACTTAATATAATTCATCAACGCGTTATAACAGAGTGAACAACTATAACTACTCCttatatatatgcatcatGAGCTTCAAAATTTTCCTCTGTATTGTCTGAGTTGTCCTCTATAGACTACGGTATACTTTTTCTTTGGCTGTCTACCCCATTTTTGAAACCTAAatatttctttatcttttaagGGATTTTAGGAAGAAGGGGATCTCAACTATTGGATTGATCATTGATGGGGGGTTGAAGAAGTTGTAATGCATTTTGAGCAACTTGCTAGGAGCGTAGAACTATCAGTCTCTAGTTTACCATAAAGCCCTTGACTGCTAATCAGCGACTTCAAGTTGAAGCTAGGCAAACACacacagatatatatatataaatatattatacatttgGGATCTACTTAATCATCTACATCCATAAATCTTCTTTCAGTCAAAGAGGTAGGACCAAACATGTAATAAGAGTCAAAAAGGGCATCAAATGTACGTATTAGTGGGCCGATGAGGATCAGGTACCAGCACATTCACTACTCCAATGATTTCAACAAGAGAACGTTGTATTGTATATTTTAAGAACATTATCCAAAAGCagattcttatatatatatatatatatatagaaaaattcTTTTATTCGGACATTCCGATGTTATTATCGTGTGGACGCTATGTATTTTGTACTACATTTCCCTACTTTCATGTCTGTTTACAATAGATTATGCATGATAATAACGTGCggatatatatttcaaatatttttaagtagttttttctttcttctgttaCTATATATAGCTAGTTAGAGAGTTGCATGGATCTAAAAATGAAAAGCCTAAATTAAGGGATATGATTTGATCAAAGAACGAGAGTTGAGAGATTATATATTGGATTAATTTTTCGAGGTATTATTCTGAATTGGGTGGGtcaaatttttcaaaagctAGCTCTCATTAAACCCTAGCTAAAAGTTGGTGGGTGTAGGCATAGGGATTAGGATCGATGCATTTTGAAATCCTTTAACTGAATGGGGGCCATGGTTTGCAGTTAAAGTTATAGAGAGAGGGGgcatttcttttctctcttccactTTACATGTTGGAGAGGAAAGGAATATGAATACAGCTCCTTTCTAACATAAATATTCAACAATGGACCACGCATTTGTCTGATTCTTCTCAGAATCTGATGAAGCGTACGAAATGCATCTATCATATTGTAAACGAGTCATAGTAGTAGCAAACTAGCAAAGTGAACGCGGTGCATTAAATCAAGAAATTGAGCACAACGATTTTGAGCAGTCACCAATCACTACTAGAAAACTTCTGTATCTGCCATTGGTACACCCGTGACCTATATTAAGGTAGGTCACAGATTTTTCCATAGTATGTTGGATACGATGAGTTTTACAGAATATGCGTATGTTCCCATTTaagtgtgtgtttttttcacGGTTTAATTTATAGTTTTATCTTAAAGAATTTCGGTGCAATTTAGGAAACTACAATGTAGAAAGTCACTTATGCAGCTTGGATgacaatttattatttgatatgCACGCAATTATCCTAACAAAAGTCCACAACAATGAACGTCGTCTCTATTCAACTAATCATCTATCCTAAACCAAATTAGGAGGGCCTACACCTATCAACTTCATTGGAACTTTTGGCAATGAAAGCATGCAGCAACGCCAAAAGTGTATATACTATATAGtttagaataaaaataataataataaaaggtaGCGTAATGTCATAATGAAAGCACAAAACAGGGTAGGGTATTTGAAAACTAATGAAAGCATAGATAGCAGCATCTATGTATATCCAgtattatttatttcctaaCTTCTGATTCCCCAAattaatctttttcttttagtggGGCCCTCATGtcgaagaaagagagaagaacaGAGAGCTGATCAATTTGTTCCCGGATCCGCAGGAGGAGGCTCCATACATATTTGATGATATACATGACATAATTATATTTGGTTGTTGCTGGGTTTACTGCACTGCATGTGTAAATGTAGGCCCTTTATATTATTAACTGCTGCGGCTTTGAAACTGGGGTTGATTGAATTAACCAATCAGATTCATAACTGGATGAAAAGGACCAGTTGCTCTTGAAACTGTATTTGTTCAGCTTAATTCATGCACTGATgtttcaaaaagaaacaaaatttctcAGCTCAAGAAAAAGATGTGTATCATTTTGTCAGATACGTATCCCTCTTTGTTAATCATATAAAAGCACCAATTGTCAAAGCTAGTTTCAAGAAACCGGATATTTTGATATGTTTGTTTCCACGAAGAGGAAAGAAGCTACATCTTTTGAgtacctttttatttatttatttattttgagttttgaacACAAACAATTACTGAAAGAAGTTGAGGTGAGTAGGATAAGCCCATGCTAGATCCCATCTTCACATTTTCACACACCTCCACACGTGTGACGAATTTTCAAACCTAACACGTAAACAACATATATTGGGTGACGTGAAGTATGTGTGGCTGTTGGACTTTTACAAGTGGACAAACCGAAGAAAGTTGAAGTTCCACCAAAATTAATTGGCAATGGAGGAGTAGTCCAACACCTTATAAGTCCGTAGTCCCACTTTTTCACCTACACACTCACAATTACTACTATAATTTCATGgcttttgatgaagaagaaaatatcaaatgcTGATGAAAAATCAAGGCTGCATTGTACGAGCTGAATTAATGGGGCAGTGAACAACCTTATTAActgtggtttggagtattaagggtccaaaaagtcaaaaagccCTGCCAGACACCACGAGATACCAACTTCGTTACCTACCTTTCCATTTGCAAAACCCTAGCTAATTGATATAATGGTCCAATTAGCTTCTGCCATGTCACTCTATCTAGGATCTAGCTGCTTGAAATTTGGTATTATAAACCATTTTGTATTAGGAGCACAGTTTACCCATCATGTTTAATTATTGTCTATCAGTCTACTCCATTTAAAACACTTAAAATGACAATGTTTGAAACCATTCAAGTttgaattctttttaaaataaaaaataaaaaaggaaagcaaaatGGAGACCAGCTCCTTTAGGAGATAGACTTTCATGCAATAGAAATAGtactttttgctattttcgACCAATAGCGGCATGACACTCGAAATAACCTTTTTATGTGTCATTGCATAATTGGCCGTTGATAGAACAACAATCCTATCCCCGTTGcaataaagttttttttgctCCTCGAACAGTCTCTCTGTgtggttctttttctttttacctcCATTAGGGATTCCCTAAAAGTCTATATCAATGATTATAAAAGAAGAGCACTGAAGTGACACTAATGGGTACAGTAAGAAAGAAAGGAGTGTGAGAGAAGAAGGCAAGAGACCATCTTCTCCACTCACTCCAATTACTGTTTATTGTCTTCCCAAATTAAACATGCAGCTCAATCACTGAAACACTAACTAGATTCTTGGACCAAATTGGTATACAATTCCTAGCAATTATAAAAACTATCCTAACATTTCCTCAAAAATGGTTCCCAGAACCTGCATTGTCCTGCTCTTTCTTCTCTgctcattttcttctcttgccaCAGCATTCCTCAACCTCACTCTTCCTGGCCAACATCCCAACCCAGAAGAAGTTGTTCAAGAAGTTCATAGGTAAATACATAGCTTTAATTACctcctctgttttttcttcctctgttttcttctgtttctcAGCCTTTTGTAGATCTGAGTTATCAatcttaacttttttttccctttatttttcAGGAAGGTTAATGCTTCTTTGGCAAGAAGGCAAATGCTGCAAGGAACCATAAAATACCAGGACTCTTCATGCCTAACAGGAAACCCAATAGATGACTGTTGGAAATGTGACCCAAATTGGCCAAACAACAGGCAGAGCTTAGCAGATTGTGCAATTGGGTTTGGCCAATATGCTCTTGGAGGCAAAGGTGGTGAGTATTATATTGTCACAGACTCTACTGATGATGATGCTGTGAATCCAAGGCCAGGCACACTGAGATATGCTGTGATACAGACTGAGCCTCTCTGGATTGTGTTCCCTGGCAACATGCTCATCAAGCTCTCCCAAGAGCTCATCTTCAACAGCTACAAGACCCTTGATGGCCGTGGAGCCAATGTCCACATTGTGGGTGGTGGCTGCATCACGTTGCAGTTCATAAGCAATGTCATCATCCACAATGTGCATATCCACCACTGTTATCCGTCAGGTACATGAGTTTTTCCACTTCAtttcatgaatttttatttaccATATACGCATGGTTTGCTCGTAGTTTAAGTTTATCCAGATTTACTTGATACTTATATGTGACTTATAAATAAGAGACTGAGTGTATCTAGATTTACTTTAGATTTACCTTAAAACACTTTGCCGGGttatttttgcttttactaaaaaataatttcggTGTACGCTCTTGGAATTAGCTCAAGTAGCGGAGGAGTTTGAGAAAAATTGGTTAGGATTAGAATAAGTTAAGAGTTTGATTCCTTTCCATGCAGGTGACGCTAATGTGCGTTCAAGCCCAACCCACTACGGCTACCGCACAAAATCAGACGGTGATGGGATCTCCATCTTTGGATCCAAAGACATATGGATAGACCATTGCAGCCTATCACACTGCAAGGATGGTCTGATAGATGCAGTGATGGGGTCCACAGGGATCACAATATCAAACAACTACTTCTCCCACCACAATGAGGTGATGCTTTTGGGACACAGTGATGACTATTTACCTGACACAGGCATGCAAGTGACCATAGCCTTCAATCACTTCGGCGAAGAACTGGTGCAGAGAATGCCAAGGTGCAGAAAAGGCTACATCCATGTGGTCAACAATGACTTTACTCAATGGGAAATGTATGCGATCGGGGGCAGTGGAAATCCTACAATAAATAGCCAAGGCAATAGATATACTGCTCCATCAAACCCTAATGCCAAGGAGGTGACAAAGAGGGTGGAGACAGCGGAAGGGAAGTGGAAGGATTGGAACTGGAGATCAGAGGGGGACATTTTGGTAAACGGAGCATTCTTTGTGGCTTCAGGGAAGGGTGTTGAGTTTAACTATGAGAAGGCCTACAGTGTGGAGCCCAAGTCTGCTGTTCTCATTGACCAGCTCATCATGCATGCTGGTGCCCTTGGAGTTGGTGGCaggtctctctctttttcttttttgtctctttttctttctctatgctctctttttccctttattttactcttttttacttttcttaatTATCTATGGACTACTTTGATTATCTCCACTATGTTCATGGCAAAATTATGGTGGGCTGATTCTAAGCTCAAACTTGAAGAAGTCAGATCTACTTGGTTTTAGGTTGGGGTCATCTTGGGCCTctattttgcttaattttggACCAAATAGGACTTGTAGCATAATGTTTCACTTCTTTGATATCTCTGCATCCATGAAAATGAGCCCAAGATGTCTCTTTTTACTTTTAGTAAAAGAGAATTGAAATTGACTACTCAATTCATGTAGGATGTGTTTGGTAGGGTTTTTCTTAGTTCTAAACCAACTTTTGAATTTACAAAAGCACTTTTGATAGTGTTTGGTAATAAACAGAAGCGGTTTTTGCGGTCAAAGAAACATTATTATCTAGTGgacaaattttcaaaaagcGCGTAGTTGCTGTGAATATGTAAAGTCTTGGGTTGAAATGGTAAAACTAAGACCTGTGCAATGTTATACTCTGGAAGTTATGGCAGTGCATGATGCAATTTTGAATGAACAGGGACAACAACCTGGGGAAGTGGAGCTCTGGATCCAACGGTGACGGAAACGGTTTAGGGTCAGGTCCAGACTATACGGATGACATGTCGGGAAGTAGCAGCAGGAACAATCCACTGCCACTTTCATCCACATCCACCCTCTTCTCCTTTTTTATCTCATTGTCATGCTTGTTATTTTCGTATATTATCCCAGACATGCATTTCACAATGAGAAAATAATCAGTGGTTTCAATtgcttttatatttatatcatCAATGTTTCTGCATATTTGGTACACAAGAGAGAAGATAGAGAAGACATAAGAGCAATAGAATCTGCAGTCTTTTGCTTTAGACTAGCTATAACTACATTTTAATTTACTTTTAATTAGGATGAGATGTCTTCATTGGAGCATATACATCTAACTCTTAGGGCAGGTTTGGTACTACATTTGAAAGGACTAAAAGTGCTTTCTGAAGAAGTCATGAATCATTTTGAAGTGTTTTTCCAGTAAGTATTTggatttttaatacaaattaatttcaacGTTCTTCTAATAAAAACACTACGCACTTCTCAAAAAAGGCTCATAAGTATAACTGCTTCCTATAAAAGCAGTCTCACATGAGCCCTTAGCTATACTAAAAATGGACAAAGAGTGATGCAGTTCCCAGCTAGTTCCAAATCactttatttatattgaaGTTGAACAGCTCTTTATATCCATTGGAACATTCAGTCCAGGTTAccaatttaaatactaatGTTTGGCTGGGTGGACAGAATGGTGACGAGGTATTGGTGGTAGGTTTTGATACCAGATAGATATTCAGCCTCTGAGAATTAAAAACCGGAATTAAGAACCTGGGTTGTGATATTTGTTTTCTCTAGGTCATCATAAGCCAGCatgttgtttcttcttcttttttgaccAATTGATAGGTTTAAGTTACATCTTGgatccccctttttttttttcttttttatttatttatttaaaggacGTTTCTTATTGATAGGGGCGATAATATaataaactcacacacacactacacagattaggactcgaacccatgACCTTGCCTGGGGGAGcaattactccaaaccactacattaGCGAGTCCTTAAATTTGCGGATTTTGAATCTTTAGAGATTCATGTAATTACCAAACTTACTTGGTTAACTGATCTTTATAATTCAATGTTGGAGAGCAACTTAATTTACGGCGATGCTCTCTTACTCCCAAATGCTGCAGAATTTTTATCAGTTAAACTTGAAGGGTTAAATCACAGCCATCTTAGATTAGTTCTTGTTACTGATCTCAACTCTATTAGCAGCTTGTTTTGCTGATTAAATCTGTTTCCCACCATGCATCTTATTTCTctaacaaaataaattggtcatcgatcactttcttcttcattgtttTAACTCTTACTTAGCAGCTACGGTACCTTGGTAGGTCtgtttaattatatatcaGATGACCTTAATTCGCATGTAGAATAACAAGAAATAAGCTCTGCCAGGTTGAAATCCACTTGACAGAAAGCACATTGCTGAAGTGaagagtatatatatatatatatgccaagATTGGTTATTTTGTTCgttaatttgaattatttggttACGAAATTTCAAGTTGGAtgcttctctccctctctctttctctctctctctctctttaggGTGGAAAGTTTGGATGCTTTAGTTAAGCTTAGTCGTTTTTTTCCTAAACTGTTTGTCTTATATGATTATATCTACCAGATGATAGGAAACTGCAACAGTTTAGAAGAGAAACttgagaaaatttcaatttgattaaGATGGTTCTACATCACATACATGCATGCCACTTTGAATTACAATTTGAAGGCTCTAAGTGATCGAAGTGACAAAAATTATTCACCATTCATACTCTGGCCCATTCATTCTTGTAAGGCCATCAGCTGCGCCATAATTGTTTCATGTAGACATGCTGAAGTTGGAAGGAAGAAGTTGTGTTTCTCGTAGCAGCAATGCGATTTACAATCTAGAGGCTCGGAGTTCATTTGATCCGcaattcaaaatattaagcGTCTGTTAGTTCATGTCCCAGAGGAAACATGGACACTCCCATCTATTGCTATCATCTGGAGTCCATGTCAGATGACACAAATCTGACTCTACACTGTTACAGTCCTGATTA
Proteins encoded in this region:
- the LOC109950405 gene encoding alpha carbonic anhydrase 7-like; protein product: MKHRSKPIFIISCFLVFVLLFMHSTISVVEAQEVEDERDFDYVEGSKKGPAYWGEIKKEWAACKHGGMQSPIDLPRKSFQILPSLVELKRIYKPSNATLKNRGHDIKLEWAGNAGSIEISGIQYFLKQSHWHSPSEHSMNGKRYDMELHMVYQSPDPKVESNTAVVGVLYQIGSPDAFLSKLTRDIASMTDKKMERSIGVIDPAEIVELDGKNYYRYTGSLTIPPCTEGVIWIMSQQFGTVSREQIDLLRVSVYDYAEMNARPLQPLNRRMIRLYFQKPKIIKYN
- the LOC18770941 gene encoding probable pectate lyase 12 — its product is MVPRTCIVLLFLLCSFSSLATAFLNLTLPGQHPNPEEVVQEVHRKVNASLARRQMLQGTIKYQDSSCLTGNPIDDCWKCDPNWPNNRQSLADCAIGFGQYALGGKGGEYYIVTDSTDDDAVNPRPGTLRYAVIQTEPLWIVFPGNMLIKLSQELIFNSYKTLDGRGANVHIVGGGCITLQFISNVIIHNVHIHHCYPSGDANVRSSPTHYGYRTKSDGDGISIFGSKDIWIDHCSLSHCKDGLIDAVMGSTGITISNNYFSHHNEVMLLGHSDDYLPDTGMQVTIAFNHFGEELVQRMPRCRKGYIHVVNNDFTQWEMYAIGGSGNPTINSQGNRYTAPSNPNAKEVTKRVETAEGKWKDWNWRSEGDILVNGAFFVASGKGVEFNYEKAYSVEPKSAVLIDQLIMHAGALGVGGRDNNLGKWSSGSNGDGNGLGSGPDYTDDMSGSSSRNNPLPLSSTSTLFSFFISLSCLLFSYIIPDMHFTMRK